AATCATAAAAAAAGATTCAAAAGAATATCCAATTCCAATAGAACAGTACAATTTTTTATCTCAAAAAAATAAATTGGTAGAAACATTAATAAAACGATTGAATTTAAAAATATCTTCTTCAACAATACAAGAAGAAAAAAAACTTTTATAATTAAAAAGCTTTATGTTAAAATTTTTTTGAAAAATTTCTATTCATTTTCTAAAAAATCAGAAAATTGATAAGATGTTTTATATTTTTTATGAACACTAAACACTTTTAATCATTTTAATTTATGATTCATTATTACTCGTCAAACAGTAGAAAAAAAATTTTTTTCTCTTCTGCTTATTCAGATGAAGATATTGAAAATGATAGTTCTACTTCTTCTTACGGTTCTGGAGGAAGTGGAAGTGGAACAGGTTCCGGTTATTATGGAGGAAGTTCAATCAGAAGCAAAACTCCTGTTTTGGATAATTTTGGTAGAGATTTGAATGCTATGGCGATGAAAGGAAAACTAGATCCTGTAGTAGGGAGAAATAAAGAAGTAGAACGGGTATCTCAAATATTAAGTAGAAGGAAAAAAAATAATCCTTTACTTATAGGAGAACCTGGAGTAGGTAAATCCGCCATAGCTGAAGGGTTAGCGCTACGTATTGTGCAAAAAAAAGTTTCTAGAGTATTATACAATAAAAGAGTAGTCGTTTTGGATTTAGCCAGTTTAGTTGCTGGAACTAAATATAGAGGACAATTTGAAGAAAGAATGAAGGCTATTATAAATGAATCAGAAAAAAATTCAGATTTAATTCTTTTTATAGATGAAATTCACACCATGATTGGCGCAGGTGGGACCACTGGATCATTAGATGCGTCTAATATATTTAAACCTGCTTTAGCAAGAGGAGACATTCAATGTATTGGTGCTACCACGTTAAACGAATATAGACAATATATAGAAAAAGATGGAGCTTTAGAACGAAGATTTCAGAAAATTATAGTACAACCTTCTTCTGAAGAAGAGACTATAGAAATTTTAAGAAAAATAAAAGGAAAATATGAAAGTCATCACAATGTTCTTTACACCGAAGAAGCAATAAAAGCTTGCGTTTCCCTTACTGTACGATATATTGTAGATCGTTATTTGCCAGATAAAGCAATTGATGCTTTAGATGAATCAGGATCTCGCGTTCATATCAAAAATATAAAAGTTCCACAAGAAATAGTTCTTTTAGAAAAAGAATTGGAAAATATTCGTGAAGAAAAATCCAAAGTAGTAAAAAGTCAAAAATACGAAGAAGCTGCACGATTACGTGATACGGAAAAACGTATAGAAAAACAATTAATCAAAGCCCAAAAAGAGTGGGAAGAATCTTCTAAGGAAAATAAAGAAATCGTCTCCGAAGAAAATGTTGAAGAAGTGGTCTCTATGATGAGTGGGGTCCCAGCAAACAAAATAGCTCAAGCTGAAATGAAGAAGTTAAATAAAATGATAAATATATTAAAAGAAAAAATAGTAGGACAAAATGAAGCTGTAGAAAAAATAGTGAGAGCGGTTCAAAGAAACCGAACTGGATTAAAAGATCCTAATTCACCTATAGGTTCTTTCATATTTTTAGGACAAACAGGTGTTGGAAAAACTTATTTAGCAAAAATTTTTGCAAAAGAACTATTTGATTCAGAAGAATCATTAATCCGTTTAGATATGAGTGAATATATGGAAAAGTTCTCTGTTTCTAGGTTAATAGGAGCTCCACCAGGTTATGTTGGCTATGAAGAGGGAGGACAATTAACAGAAATTATACGTCGTAGACCTTATTCTGTCATATTATTAGATGAAATAGAAAAAGCACATCATGAAGTCTTTAATATTTTGTTGCAAATTTTAGATTACGGATGTGTAACAGATAGTATTGGGAGAAAAATAAATTTTAAAAATACCGTAATTATTTTTACCTCAAATACAGGAACACAGCAATTAAAAGAATTTGGTCAAGGAATTGGATTTCATACTCAAGCAAGAAAATCAAATAACTATATTAAAAATGTGTTAGAACAAGCTTTAAAAAAAACTTTTTCTCCAGAATTTTTAAATAGAATAGATGATTTTATCATCTTTAATACTCTAACACAAGAAGATTTATATAAAATTACTCATATAGAATTAGAAAAAATAATACTTCATGTTTCCAATCTTGGGTATCAATTAATATTACTTCCTGAAGTAAAAGACTTTATTAAAAATAAAGGATTTGATCATGAATACGGAGCTCGTCCTTTAAAAAGAGTAATAGAAAAATTTATTAAAAATCCTATATCAGAATGTATAATTAGTGAAAAATTAAAAAAAGGAAATCAAATATTATTAAGAATGAATGAAAAAAACAACGATGTGAAAGTTACTATTCAATAAATATGAATACTAATAAAAAAACAAAAGTAATTGAAAAAATATTAGATTCTTTATATCCAAATCCAATTAGTACTTTATATTATATCAATGAATATACTTTACTCATTGCTGTTGTTCTTACTGCAAAAAGTAAAGAAAAGAAAGTAAACGAAATAACAAAACATTTATTTAAAAAGATTCAAACTCCTAAAGATGTAATTCATCTTTCTATTGAAGAAATAAAAAATTTTATAAAAAATATAGGACTTCATAATAAAAAATCTAAAAACATTTATGATTTATCTACTATTTTAATAAATAAATACAATAGTATTATTCCTAAAAATATTTCCGAATTAAAATTTTTACCTGGAGTAGGACATAAAACAGCATCTGTTTTTTTATCTTATGTATCAAACATTCCTGTATTTCCTGTAGACACTCATGTCCATAGGATGATGTATCGTTGGAAATTAAGTGATGGAAAAAGTGTTCAAAAAACGGAAAAAGATGCTAAACGTATCTTCAATAAAGTAAAATGGAGAAAATTACATCTTCAAATTATTTTTTATGCCAAAGAATACTCCCCTTCTCAAAGTTGGGATGTCAATAAGGATATTATTTATCAAGAATTATTAAGAAAAAATTTGTTCTAATTTTGATTAGAAAGGTAAATCATCAAAATCATCAGAAGATAAAGATGGAGATATAGCAGAAGTCTTTTTTGAAGAATCTGAAGAATAATCTTC
This genomic window from Blattabacterium cuenoti contains:
- a CDS encoding endonuclease III domain-containing protein, whose amino-acid sequence is MNTNKKTKVIEKILDSLYPNPISTLYYINEYTLLIAVVLTAKSKEKKVNEITKHLFKKIQTPKDVIHLSIEEIKNFIKNIGLHNKKSKNIYDLSTILINKYNSIIPKNISELKFLPGVGHKTASVFLSYVSNIPVFPVDTHVHRMMYRWKLSDGKSVQKTEKDAKRIFNKVKWRKLHLQIIFYAKEYSPSQSWDVNKDIIYQELLRKNLF
- a CDS encoding ATP-dependent Clp protease ATP-binding subunit, with the translated sequence MIHYYSSNSRKKIFFSSAYSDEDIENDSSTSSYGSGGSGSGTGSGYYGGSSIRSKTPVLDNFGRDLNAMAMKGKLDPVVGRNKEVERVSQILSRRKKNNPLLIGEPGVGKSAIAEGLALRIVQKKVSRVLYNKRVVVLDLASLVAGTKYRGQFEERMKAIINESEKNSDLILFIDEIHTMIGAGGTTGSLDASNIFKPALARGDIQCIGATTLNEYRQYIEKDGALERRFQKIIVQPSSEEETIEILRKIKGKYESHHNVLYTEEAIKACVSLTVRYIVDRYLPDKAIDALDESGSRVHIKNIKVPQEIVLLEKELENIREEKSKVVKSQKYEEAARLRDTEKRIEKQLIKAQKEWEESSKENKEIVSEENVEEVVSMMSGVPANKIAQAEMKKLNKMINILKEKIVGQNEAVEKIVRAVQRNRTGLKDPNSPIGSFIFLGQTGVGKTYLAKIFAKELFDSEESLIRLDMSEYMEKFSVSRLIGAPPGYVGYEEGGQLTEIIRRRPYSVILLDEIEKAHHEVFNILLQILDYGCVTDSIGRKINFKNTVIIFTSNTGTQQLKEFGQGIGFHTQARKSNNYIKNVLEQALKKTFSPEFLNRIDDFIIFNTLTQEDLYKITHIELEKIILHVSNLGYQLILLPEVKDFIKNKGFDHEYGARPLKRVIEKFIKNPISECIISEKLKKGNQILLRMNEKNNDVKVTIQ